From a region of the Leptidea sinapis chromosome 6, ilLepSina1.1, whole genome shotgun sequence genome:
- the LOC126965204 gene encoding zinc finger BED domain-containing protein 4-like, translating into MSPPTKSNVWDYFEPNKEDQDKADCKICKKSYSRKGRTTSSLKNHLKSMHSEEFSTFENISKEKKLQQMKSDANKVTTPLQESKKQLSLEEMVLKEKKWDVNNLNSKKIDKLIGEMIALQNLPFNFVEGLGFRRLMQELAPRYNFRGRNFFTDFVCKELYSKVAQKVKGLIENFDNMSFTSDIWSDPSSNASLLSLTCHGIAENFDRSSIILKCETFDGRHTGDIVAEKFSNMLSEWNIKKQQLHCLIRDEGSNMKRAARLAALNDIDCTVHKIQLAIRSCLGSQENIKILKQKCKRITTHFNHSTIAQKQLQSIQDRLNQPHLKVFQDCVTRWNSTFYMFERFSKIKDALSLYMNDNEIDPILPEEWKMIESFIQLLGPFEEATRELSSSSALISSVIPIIQMLEKKVDDYLYLTRSQEFDPIRQAVTTLKNELSTKFSSLGENNLYTIATYLDPRYKHKFFTPVTEEKIKDDILKMINIENDNFESVNTNAKRAKITDCMENETEQLGPGTSGFNKKPCLKNDLAMMLDSSSEDESQDEPENSSVEAVLKKELLAYRTKKRINVSENPLNWWSVHRGEFKVLSPIVRRFLSAPPGSVPSEQLFSSAGLIYEPLRNRLEPEKAAILLFIKYNAPIFKFNY; encoded by the exons ATGTCACCACCGACCAAAAGTAATGTATGGGAttattttgaaccaaataaagaaGACCAGGATAAAGCTGAttgtaaaatatgcaaaaaaagCTACTCTCGCAAGGGCCGCACCACGTCGTCTTTAAAAAACCATCTTAAGTCGATGCACTCAGAAGAATTTTCTACATTTGAGAACAttagtaaagaaaaaaaattacaacagatGAAATCTGACGCAA ATAAAGTTACCACTCCTCTGCAAGAATCAAAGAAACAACTTTCATTAGAGGAAATGGTTCTAAAAGAAAAGAAGTGGGACGTCAATAACTtgaattctaaaaaaattgataaactcATTGGAGAAATGATTGCACTTCAAAATTTGCCGTTTAATTTTGTTGAAGGGCTAGGTTTTCGTAGACTGATGCAAGAATTAGCACCAAGATATAACTTTAGGGGACGCAATTTTTTTACAGATTTTGTATGCAAGGAATTATATAGCAAAGTGGCTCAAAAAGTTAAAGGATTAAtcgaaaattttgataacatgtCGTTTACGTCTGACATTTGGTCGGATCCTAGCTCAAACGCTTCTTTGCTTAGCCTGACTTGCCATGGAATTGCAGAAAACTTTGATAGATCATCGATAATATTGAAATGTGAGACATTTGACGGCCGTCACACTGGTGACATAGTTGCTGAAAAATTCAGTAACATGCTTTCTGAATGGaacattaaaaaacaacaactGCATTGCCTAATCAGAGATGAAGGGTCTAATATGAAACGAGCCGCGCGATTAGCAGCATTAAATGATATAGACTGTACTGTTCACAAGATACAACTGGCTATCCGTAGTTGTTTAGGTTCtcaagaaaacataaaaatactaaaacaaaaatgtaagagAATTACGACCCATTTCAATCACTCTACCATTGCCCAGAAACAACTGCAATCAATTCAGGACAGACTGAATCAACCGCACCTGAAAGTGTTTCAAGATTGTGTAACACGATGGAACAGTACATTCTACATGTTCGAGCGTTTTTCAAAGATAAAGGATGCTCTGAGCCTTTACatgaatgataatgaaattgacCCTATTCTACCAGAAGAATGGAAAATGATTGAAAGTTTCATTCAATTACTGGGACCTTTTGAGGAAGCAACACGGGAACTGAGCAGCTCTTCTGCTCTTATTTCATCTGTGATACCGATAATACAAATGCTTGAAAAAAAAGTTGatgactatttatatttaacaagatCGCAAGAGTTTGATCCGATTCGTCAGGCTGTAACGACTTTGAAAAACGAACTTTCTACAAAGTTTTCTAGCTTGggagaaaacaatttatataccaTCGCTACCTACTTAGATCCTCGCTATAAGCACAAATTTTTCACACCGGTGACTGAAGAAAAGATTAAAGatgacattttaaaaatgataaatattgagAATGACAATTTTGAATCAGTTAATACCAATGCCAAAAGGGCTAAAATAACTGATTGCATGGAAAATGAAACAGAACAACTAGGACCAGGGACTTCAGGTTTCAACAAAAAGCCATGCTTAAAAAACGACCTGGCTATGATGTTAGATTCGTCGAGTGAAGACGAAAGTCAAGATGAGCCAGAAAATAGTAGCGTTGAAGctgtattaaaaaaagagttacTTGCTTACCGtactaaaaaaagaataaatgtgAGTGAAAATCCTTTAAACTGGTGGAGTGTACATCGAGGGGAATTCAAGGTATTATCGCCGATAGTACGAAGATTTTTATCTGCTCCACCGGGCAGTGTTCCTAGCGAACAACTATTTAGTAGCGCGGGATTAATTTACGAACCTCTGCGTAACAGACTAGAACCAGAAAAGGCGGCAATACTACTCTTCATCAAGTATAATGCtcctatttttaaattcaactacTGA